CCGGAACGGTGCCAATTCCGCTCCGACAATGTCGGAGAAGATAAGGGAAGGTGGACAGGTTCTATGTGCCCCCTTCCCTGTTTATTCGGGGAAGGGGTCTTTTCGTGTGGTCCGGCCCGGCGGAGAGGATCGCGTGGCATTTACCAAAGGGTTAGTCTGTCGAGAGTGCGGCGAGCTGTACGACCTCGCCCCTCTGCACGTCTGCGAGCTGTGTTTCGGCCCGCTCGAAGTCGCGTACGACTACGCTGCAATCCGCGCGGACATCTCCCGCGAAGAGATCGAGCGCGGGCCGCAGACCATCTGGCGATATCGCAAGCTCTTCCCCGTTGACGGGCAGCCCCTCGTCGACATCCAGACGGGATGCACGCCGCTACTGCGCGCGGACAATCTTGGCCGCGCCCTCGGCCTCCGCAACCTGTACGTCAAGAACGACACCGTCAATCCGACCTTCTCCTTCAAAGACCGACCGGTCACCGTGGCCGCCACCATGGCCCGAGGCTTCGGATTCGACACGATCGCCTGCGCCTCGACCGGCAACCTCGCCGCTTCCGTCGCCGCGCACGGGGCCCGGGCACAGATGCGGTGTGTCGTCTTCATCCCGTCCGACCTCGAGACGAGCAAGATCACGAACATCGCCGTCTACGGCCCGACCCTCGTCGCCATCCGCGGGAACTACGACGACGTGAACCGACTCTGCGCGGAGATCGCGGACCGGTACGGCTGGGCCTTCGTCAACATCAACCTGCGCCCGTACTACGCCGAAGGGAGCAAGAGCCTCGCCTTCGAAGTTGCCGAGCAGCTCGGATGGCGCGCGCCGGATACCGTGATCGTTCCCACGGCGAGCGGCGCCCTATTCACCAAAATCGCCCGCGGGTTCGAGGAGCTGGCCGAAGTCGGGTTGATCTCCCCGGCCACCCCGCGGATGGGGCTCGCGCAGGCAGCGGGCTGCGCACCCATCGTCTCCGCCCACGAGGCGAATACGATGACCATTCGGCCGGTCAAGCCTTCGACGATTGCGAAGTCGTTGGCCATCGGGAATCCGGCCGACGGCTACTACTGCTTGAAGGTCATCAAGGAGACGAACGGCCTGGCCGGGTCCGTGACCGACGAGGAGATCGTCGCGGGGATGCGTCTGCTCGCCCAAACCGAGGGCGTGTTCGGCGAGACAGCGGGCGGGGTCAGTGTCGGCGTGCTGAAAAAGATGGCCGAGGCAGGGCTGCTCGATCCGGACGAGACGATCGTCGTCTACGTTACGGGAAATGGCCTGAAGACGCCCGAGGCCGTCGCGAGCGCGCTTCCGGAGCCCATCACGATCGGCGCGAGCATGACCGAGTTCGACACCGCACTGGCCAAACGGGATCCGTCGTTCGAGCCCGTGATGGTCGAAGCTGGCTGAGGCGGCGGTCCCAGCGATGGCGAAGCGGCGGATCAGGCTATTCTTCCCCGCGAACCTCATCACCGAGCCGGTCGTCTACACGATGGGCAAACGATTCGAGGTCGTGACGAACATTCGCGGCGGCGAGATCTCCGCGGATTCCGGCTGGCTCTATCTCGAGGTGTCCGGGGATGATGCGGAGATCGATCGCGCCATCGCCTGGGCCATCGAGACCGGCGTCCGCGTCGATCCGGTCGAGGGCGACATCATCGCAGGGTGACCTGGAGGCAGAGCATGAGTATTCGCGTACGAATCCCCACGCCGCTGCGGACCCTCACCGGCGGGCAGGCCGACGTGGCCGCGGACGGCGCGGACGTGGCATCGTGCCTCACGGATCTCGATGCGCACTTCCCCGGCATCGCCAAGCGGATTCTCGACGACGGCGGCGAGGTGCGTCGATTCGTCAACCTGTTCGTCAATGGAGAGGACATCCGATTTCTGCACGGGACCGAGACGAAGCTAAAGGCGGGCGACGAGCTCTCGATCGTCCCGGCCATGGCCGGCGGCTAGCTCGGCCCCTTAGTACATCGCCTCGCCCCCGGCAACGACGATCATCTGGCCCGTCACGAAGGCGCTGAGGTCCGACAGGAGATATAGTGCCGTCCCGACCAGATCGCCCGGCAGCTCGACGCGCGCCAGCGCGCGAATGCCCACATTCCGCTGCCGCATCTTCAGCGTCTCCTCGTCCGGGTTGGCCTCGCTGAGCGTCGATCCGGGCGCGATCGTGTTCACGCGGATGTTATCCGGACCCAGCTCCCGCGCCAGGACCCGGCTGAACCCGATGACCGCCGCCTTCGACGCCACATAGTGGATCCGTGTCGCGCTTCCGCTCAGTACCGTGCTCGATGAGATGTTGACGATGCTTCCGTGCTTACGCTCCTGCATCGCCGGAGCCACCGCGCGGCAGCAGAGCCACATCCCCTTGACGTTCACCTCCATCGTCCGATCCCATTCGTCCTCGCTGATCTCCTGGAAGCCGACGCGCGAGATCGGGACCGTGGCGAAGATCGCGGCATTGTTGATGAGTCCGTCGATCCTGCCGAAGCGATCGACGGCCGCCTTCGCCATCTCCTGACAGCTCGACAAACGGGAAACGTCCGCCTGCACGGCGATCGCCCGATGGTCGCCAATCTCCTCGGCCACGCTGTCGGCGGCGGCGCCGTCGATGTCCGCGACGACGACCCTACCGCCCTCTTGCGCGACGCCGAGGCAGTAGGCCCGGCCGATTCCGTGTCCACCTCCGGTAACGATGACGACGCGGTCTTCCAGCAGCATCTCCGACTCCTCTGTCTCGAACCCGATCACGCGATTATTGAGTAACGGCGTCGAGGGCGTCCGCGATCATGGCCCCGATGGCGAGCGACGCCGTCGCCGCCGGCGAGGGCGCATTGCGGACGTGGAGCACGCCGGCCGCCGTGTTCACGACAAAATCGTCCACGAGCTTCCCGTCGCTCGAGAGCGCCTGCGCGCGCACGCCCGAGGGGCCTGGCTGGAGATCCACTTCCTTGAGCTCCGGAACGTACGCGCGCAGCGACGCGAGAAAGGCCGCCTTGTTGTAATCGCGCCACATCTCCGCGAGCCCGGTGCGCCAGTAGCGCACGGCAAGCTTGCGAAAACCCGGGAACCCGAGCGCCTCGGCGAGGTCGCCGGGCGCGAAATCGGTGCGCCGATACCCTTCGCGCGCGAAGGCGAGGACGGCGTTCGGGCCGAGCCACACGTCGCCGTCGATGCGACGGGTGAAGTGCACGCCGAGGAACGGGAAGGCCGGGTCCGGAACCGGATAGATCAGGCTGCGCACCAGTTGCCGCCGCTCGGGCGGCAGCACGTAGTAATCGCCGCGGAAGGGAACGATGCGGGGGTCCTTCGGCGCGCCGGTGAGGGCCGCGATCCGATCGGCGTACAGGCCCGCGCACGCCACGACCCGGCTCGCCTCAACATCGCCGCTCGTCGTCCGGACAACCACGCTCCTGGCGGTACGCTGAAACCCCAGCACCTCGTGGCGCGTCGCGATCGTGCCGCCCGCCGCCCGCACGTCGTCGGCATAGGCTGCGGCCACCCGGCCGAAATCGATGATGCCCGTCCTGGGCGACCACAGCCCCTGGATCCCCACGACGTGGGGCTCCAGCTCGCGAATACGCTCCGGGCCGATTCGCTCCAGCCCAGGCACGCCATTCTCGATGCCCCGTCGATGCAGCTCCTCAAGGCGGGGAATCTCATCCTCGTTCCGAGCGACGATGACCTTGCCGCACTCCTCGAACGGGATCCCGCGGTCGAGGCAATACCGCTTGAGGGCAGCCGCCCCCGCAACGCAGGCGCGCGCTTTGACCGAGCCCGGCGCGTAATAAATGCCGGAGTGGATGACGCCGCTATTATGGCCTGTCTGGTGGCGGCCGAGCTCCGGCTCCTTCTCCAGCACCGTGAGCGACGTCTCGGGATGCCGGAGCAGAACCTCCCGAGCGGCGGCCAGCCCGATGATGCCCGCCCCGATGATCGCAACGTCGAACACGAAACCTCCCGGCGCACGCGCGCGATGGCGCGCGGCTGACGCTCGGAATCGTCAACGGCCTGTTGGGCCTATTCTGCCCAGGACCAGGTGTGAATGTCCCACCCCATCACGGCGCCCGGGACAACGAGCTGCGGCCCTTTGAGCGCAGATACCGCCGCCATCGGCTGGGTGGCGAAGAAGAGGCTGATCGACGGCGCATCATCCGTGTAGATCTTCAGCATCTGCGCGATCTGTCGAATCCGCTCCCCTCGATCAAGCGTGCTGTTGAATTGCTCCACGAGGCGATCGTAGTCAGGATTGGAATAGCCGCCCCGGTTACCGCCGCTCCAGCGATTTGCCGGGCCGGGGATATGGCTGGTGACCTGGTCGATGAGGGCGGGCTCGCCAAGACCGGTGCTGTGGGTGAACATGGATGGAAAGGTCGCGCGCATCTGCGGGTCCTGCGCCTGGGCCGCCGGGAGCACAGCCTCGGCCATGTCGAAGCCCGCCTGCCGCCACTGAGCCGCGAGGGCGGACATCTCAGACTCGAACTCGGCGGACGCGTTCGTCTTGATCTCGAGCGTCAGCCGCCCTTCGGGGCCCGCGAAGGATTCTCCCGCCGTCTTGCGGAAGCCTGCCTCGCCCATGAGCTGATCGCTCTGGCGGAGGTCGAAGGGATACTTCGTCACGGAGGGCTCGATCTGCGGATAGTAGTCGACCATGGGCGGGATCATGGACTCGGCGACGATTCCCTCGCCGTCGTAGATCGCATCGTTGATGGCGCGCTTGTCCAGGGCAAAGCTCAGGGCGCGTCGTACGCGCGCGTCGAGGATGGCGCGCGGGTTCGCCAGATCGGGGCGAAGCTGGAACTTGGTCGCACGCCACTGATTCGGATGAAGCAGCACGGTCCCGCCCTGGGTCGGCTCCCACTGGTGCTTGAGGGTCACCGCCTGGGTGAACCCAAGGGAGAGATCCGCGGAAAGTTGGACCTCGCCGGCCAGGATGCTGGCGAGCGTGGTATTCGCGTCGCCGATGAACAGGAGCTTGAGCCGCGAGATCTTTGGCGCCCCGAGGGCGTGGCCGTCGAACGCCGATGCCTCGATGAAGGCCCCGGGCTCCCAGCGCTCCAATCGAAATGGACCGAGACCCACGAACTCGCGCGTCCAGTACGCGGACGCCACAAACGCGTCCAGCGTCTGCTGCTGAAACTGCGCCTCCAGGATGCGGCGTGGAAGGGGTGGGAACGCGTCCTCGACGAGCAGGTTGGCGTCTGGATACGGACGGAGCCAGCGAACCACGACCGTCGAGGCGTCTGGAGCGAGTACGTCCTCCATCTGGTTGAGAGGCGCTGAGTTCGCGAACCCGAGATCTGGCGTGCGATACACCTGCCACGCGAACAGGAAGTCGTCGGACGTCAACGGGCTTCCGTCGTGCCAGCGGAGATTTGGGCGAAGGTGGTACGTCGTCTCCATGTGGCCGTCCGGCTCCACTGTCCAGCTTTCGGTGTTGAGCTGCGGCACCGCATCCGCCAGGTAGGGGATCGGCGTCCCCTGCTGGTTCTCAATGGAAAGCTCGGCATTGAAGAGCCGCTTGACGAAGTGCAGGGAAACACCGACCTGGCGCGGGCCCTTGGCGGCGATGCTCTCCGGCTCGACCCGGACGGCCGCGACGAGGGTCCGCGTTGACGCCGTGCTGGTCCCGGGCACCGCTGAGGCGGCGGGCGGTTGAGTGGCGGCTGGTCCGGCGCACGCGGCAGCGACGATTACCGAGATGGCTGCCAAGAGGAAACGGGGGCGGGAAGCGTCAGGTCGCACAGTTCTACCTTTCGGGAGGGTCGCCTTCGCGGGCTCGGTCGCGGATAGATGGGTACGCGACGAGCCGTCCACGCATGATGGATTATCGACGAAACGCGGCCGCGCAATCAGGCAGCCCGGCGCCGGTCGAAGCGAGCGCATCCCTTTTGGCTCAAGCCGCGGTCCCGAAGCAGAAACCTGCGAAATCCGGACACCGTTTCCCCCCTTGCGCTCAGTTTTGCGGAGCGCGACCGCAGCACGGCCCGAACAATGGCTGATGGCATCAGACTCGCCCGCTATTTGCCCGTAGCCTCGCGCGGGCGCAACAATGGCCCAGCAGCAAACGGAGCGTGGCATGGCGGCAACAACGGCGTTTCAGGTCATCGGCAAGCCCATCCCTCGCGTCGAGGGGCCGGCGAAGGTCAGCGGCGCGGCGACCTATCCGGCTGACATAACCCTCGCGGACATGCTGTGGGCAGCCAACGTGCGCAGCCCGTACCCACACGCGCACATCGTGTCCATTGACGTCGCGCCCGCACGCGCCATTCCCGGCGTCCGCGTTGTGCTCACCGCACGCGATGTGCTGAATCGACGCACCGGCCGCGTGCTGAAGGACCTGCCACTCCTGTGCGAGGACGTGGCCCGTTTCGTCGGCGACAAGGTGGCGGTCGTCGCCGCCGAGACACCGGACGCCGCAGAAGAGGCGGCGCTCGCAGTCCAGGTCCAGTACGAGGAGCTGCCAGCCGTCTTCGACCCCCTGCAGGCGATGCTCCCGGGCGCGCCCCTCGTTCACCCTGATGCGCGATCGTACGCGGGCTTCCCGGCGACGCCCGATATTCCGAACGTCTGTGGTTACCGCACTCACCGCCGCGGTGATCCGGACGCAGCGTTCGCATCGGCGGATGTCGTCCTCGAGCACACCTTCACGACGCCGCTCACGCATCAGGGGTACCTCGAGCCCCACGCCTGCGTGGTCCGCGTCGGCCCGTCTGCGGACGGCGCCGAGCGCGTCGACGTCTGGCCCTCCCACAAGCTGCCGTACACGCTCCGCGAGCAGCTCGCCGAGCTGACCGATCGCCCCGAGCACGACTTCGTCATCCATCCCATTACGGTCGGCGCCGACTTCGGGGGGAAGGGGAGCCCGGCCGACGTCCCCATGGCCTACCACCTGTCCCGCATGACGGGCCGGCCCGTCAAGTTCGTCGCGCGCTCGACTGCTGACCTGGCTTCGGCCACCCATCGGCATCCCTCCATCGTCCGAGTACGGACCGGGTTGACGCGCGAAGGCGCCATCGTCGCGCGCGACGTGCGGATCGTCTACAACACCGGCGCCTACGGCGCGCTCAAGCCCAGCGAGGATGGAATGCTGACGGGCGCCGACTACGCCGCCGGCCCGTACGCGGTTCCGAACCTTCGGATCGAGGCCTTTTGCGTCTACACCAACCTGCCACCCTCCGGATACATGCGCGCGCCCGGCCACCCGCAGGTCGCGTTCGCCGTCGAGGCCCACACGGACCTCCTGGCGCGCGCGTTTGGGATGGATCCTCTCGAATTCCGAATTCGAAATGCGGCGCGGACGACGGGGGAGGGCGCCGCGTCCCTCGTGCCCACGGTCCTCGACGCGGCCGTGCGCGCTCTCGACCTCCAGCCCTCGAGCCCACGGGTTGGGCTCGGAGCCTCATCCCCGGCGAATTCGGGCGTCCTCCGTGGCCGCGGCATCGCGCTGTGCGAGCGCGGCGTGGGCTTCGGTGAGGGCAGCTCCGACGTGACGCTGAACCCCAACGGGACCATCACCGTCGTGACCGGCCTCCCGGACAACGGCACCGGCGCTCTGACGGTGGTGGCCCAGGTCGTCGCTGAGGAGTTCGGTGTGCTGGCCGACCGAGTCCTCCTCGTTCGCGGAACGACGGACGCGCTGCCCATCGACGTCGGCTCCGCGGCCGACCGCATGACGAACGTCGCCGGCCACGCCGCGATCGCCGCGTCGTCCGCCGTGAAGGAGAAGCTTGCGCCGCTGGCCGCGGCGATGCTCGGCGCGGAGTCGGCGGCCTGGGCGCCGGCGACGGCTGAGCGGTCCAGCGGCTGGACGAGCCCCGACGGCGGGTTCGTCTCGCTGGAGGAGCTGGCCGCGGAGATGCTCCCCGGCGACGGGGGAGCCGGCCATGCACAGGTGACGATCAAGCGGCCCAAGACCACCGACCGACATTGCTGCGCGCAGATCGCCGAGGTGGAGGTGGACTCCGAGACGGGCCAGGTGCGTATCGCCCGAATGACGACCGTCCAGGACACGGGAACCATCGTCAACCCCATCGGCCATCAGGGGCAGATCGAGGGCGGGCTGGTTCAGGGCCTCGGGTATGCCACGATGGAAGAGATGTCGGCGGAGAGCGGGCGCATCACCAACGCCCACCTGGGCGACTACAAGCTCCCCACGATGCGCGACGTGCCTCAGCTCGTCACGGTCAACGTCCCCTCCGAGGGGCCTGGGCCTTTCCACGCCGGGAGCATCGGAGAAATGCCCTGCGTGCCCACGGCGGGCGCCATCGCAAACGCGGTGGCGGACGCCATCGGCGCACCGATCTTCGATCTCCCACTCACGCCCGAGCGCGTGCTGGAGGCGATCGAGACCCGAGGACGCCCGTCGTGATCGTCGACTTCCAGGCGCATGTCTTCCCGCCGGCGTATCTCGACGCGCTCTGCCGCCTTGATAGCAGCGTCTCGCTGGAGGAGCCCGATCCCGCGAGCGGGATGACCTACCTCTTCGACCGAACGCTGGGCCGGCGGATCAACACCGTAACCTTCGCGGGCCAGGACCCCGAGATCCGGATCGCCCACATGGACGAGCTGGGGGTCGACGTTCAGGTGGTCAGTGTGCCGCCGCCCGGGGCTGACCGCTTCGCTCCGGACGCGGCGATGGAATTGGCCCGGGCCGCGAACGACGCCATCGGCCGGTGGTGCCACGACTACCCGGGGCGCTTCGTCGGCCTCTGCACGCTGCCGACGTCGTCCGTCCCGCTGGCGCTGGACGAGCTGGAGCGCTGCGTCGAGGCCCTCGAGATGCGCGGCTTCGGCTGCTACTCGAACCTGAACGGCCGCCCCCTCGACGACGAGGCCCTCCTTCCCCTGTACGAACGGATCGCGCGCTATGGGGTGCCGGTCTACATCCATCCCACCGCTCCCCTGGCCACGGAGGCCACGGACCTCGACATCCATCCGACCCTCATCTTCGGCTGGGCCTTCGACGCGACGGTCGCGATGACCCGCCTCGTCTACGGGCGGGTCACCGAGCGATTTCCGGAGATCCCGTTCATCGTAGCGGACGTCGGCGGGGTGCTCGCCTTCTTCGCGCAGCGTGCCGTGAACATCTACACGGGCCGGACCGAGGAGATCCGCCAGCGCTACGGCCTCCGGGAGAACCCGATCGACCTCTTCCGCCGCTTCTACGTCGACACCGCCGACCATCCAGCCAACACCCTTCGCATCGCCCGCGACTTCTTCGGGGCGGAGCATCTCGTCTTCGGCACGAACTACCCGTATGGACCAGAGGATGGGCGGCGCTTTGTCCGAAACAGCCTCGAGGCCGTCGCCGCGCTGGACCTCGCCGACGACGAGCGCGCCTGCATTCTGGGCAACACCGCTGCCCGCCTGCTCGGAATCAAGCAGCCCGCCTAACGATCAGCGCGAAGGGGCGCCCGCCCTCCATGCCCGAGGTCGTCTCGCCAGCGTCGACTTTCGGTACGATTGCCCCATGGCGGAGCGGAGCAAGGATTGGCTGGACCAGGCGAAGCGAGACCTCGACCACGCGCGCCACGATCTCGACGACGCGTTCTATGAGTGGGCCTGCTTTTCGGCTCAACAGGCAGCCGACAAGGCGGTCAAGGCCGTGTTCCAGCGGCTGGGGGCGGAGGCGTGGGGCCATTCCATCAGCGATCTTCTGCTGGCGCTCGACGAGCGCGAGCATGTTCCGAGCGATATCGCCATCGCCGCGGCCGAGCTGGACAAAGCGTACGTCGCGACGCGATATCCGGACGCGCACCCGTCCGGCTCTCCCGGCAGCCGTTACGTCGAAACCGAAGCCGACCGCATGGTGGAGTATGCCGACCGAATCCTTCGGTTCTGTACGGATCTTCTGGCCGCCCTATAGCCGAGAGGAGCTGATCGCCAGGCTGCGCCAGCGCGTGCCGGGGCTTGCCGCCGCGCTCCCGCTTCGCCGAGTGGTCCTCTTCGGCTCATGGGCAAGAGGTCGCGCGACGGTGCGCAGCGACGTCGATCTTCTCGTCGTCTACACCGGCGAGCCGCGCGACGACGCGTTCACGACGGTACGGCGGTGTATGGACACACGAGGGGTCGAGCCGCACGTCTACACGGCGGACGAAGCCGAGGCTCTGCGCGACACCATCGATCGCATGACCGAGGGCGGCGTGGAGCTATTTCCCGAGGGCCGGTCCACCGCCAGTCCCCTCTCCCCCGACGACGGGGGACAGGGCGAGCGTGAGGGGGTTGGGGGCGAAAAACCACGCAATAGCGGCAATGCCGTCTTTAGTAGGCCACCGCCGGGAGGTGCGCGTCGTACTCGGGCGTGACCGGCCGCTGGTGGGTCAGCATGATCTCCCGTCGCTCCCGCGCGGACTGCATCATGGCGAGGCAGACCTCGAGGGTCGCCATGCCCCACCGACCGTCGTGGAAGAGCGGGCGGTCGTTCACGACCCCATCGTACAACTCCTCCAGCTCGGCGCGGCGCTGGCCCACGCCCATCACGCGATTGGGCGTCAGGTCGATGTCGTGGATGCCCTCGTCGTCGTACACGTACAGGCCGAACTTCGAGTGGCGGATGTCCCCCCGGTCGCAGCTCACGATGAGGAGGCCCATGTCCTCGGGCACCCACGGGCGCCGCTCCGGCTCCCGGAAGGTGGCCTCTTCGGCCGCGCCGCCGATCCGCAGATCCTGCTTGTCCTGCGCCTCGTTCCGGGTACCGGTCCGCATCTGGCGGCGCACCTCGACGCGCTGCTCGGCGGTGTACCGCTGACTGGAGTCGCCCCACGGCACCAGCTCAGCTCCGAGGAAATAGCCGTAGCCGTTGTGGACGATGGTGGAGGGCGTGCCGTCCTCGAACTCGAGATACGCCGAGTAGTAGCCGGGGATGGGGCGCTCGGGCATCCACTGCCCGGTCATCGCGCGGACACTGCGGAGCATGCCGCCGCCCAGCACGCGCACCGTATCGATCTGGTGCGGACCCTGGCGGTACGGAATGCCGCCGCCCTGGTTGATGTCCAGCTCGTCCGCGGTGCGTGGTCGGAGCATCCAGTCCGAGTAGGCGAGGAGGTGGATCGCACGGACTTTGCCCAGCTTACCCGACGTGATGATCCGCCGCATCGCCTGAATCGGCAGCGTGTAGCTCCGGGTGTGGCCGGCGAGCAGCTTCACCTTGTTCTTCTCGGCCGCCTCGACCATCCGCTCGGCCTCCTCGATGTTGAGGGCCATCGGCTTTTCGACGACGACGTGCTTGCCGTGCTCGGCCGCGAGGATCGTGTGCGGGCCGTGGAGGCGATTCGGCGTCGCGATCCAGACCGCCTCGACATCTGGATCCTCGACCAGGGCCTCGGCGCTCTCATACACGCGCGCGTTGGGGTATCGGGCCTTGAATCGCTGGCGCGTCTCGGGCACGACGTCCGCGGCGGCGAAGAGGTCGATCTCGTCCATCGCTTCCATCGCCGGAAGCATCTCTGCCGCGCCGACGCCGACGCCAATCAGGCCGAGCTTGAGCGCGCGGACGGGCCGGGCCGATGCTCCGGAACCCTGCTCCTGAACCTTCGCCATCGTTCATCCTCCAGTGCTGGTGCCCAGACCTTAAGCAGGCACAACATCGATGTCAAGGTTCATTTGGACCGCTCGGCTCCACCGGAACCGCGCGGACCAGCCCCCTGACGACCGCTTCGAGGAGGCCGACGGGCCGGAATTGGGGAAGCGAGATCTCGTCCGTCACGTCCTCGAACACGACCTCCAGCGGCATCCCGATGCGAATCGCCGCCGGGTCAGGCTCGACGCCCACCAGGTTCGTCGGCATGCGCGGTCCCTCCTCAAGCTCGACGATGGCGGCGACGTACGGGGTCGTGAAGCCTGGGGCTGGCGCGCGATGGACGATGCTGAAGGCATGGAGCGTGGCGCGGCCCGACGCCTGGAGCCAGCGTGTGTCGCGCGAGAAGCAAAGCGGACAGATCGTGCGCGGGTAGAAGTAGGCGTTGCCGCACGCCTCGCAACGCATGATCCACAGCTCGTGCTCGCGCGCCCGCTGCCAGTAATACTCCGTCTCGGGTTGAGGAATCGGGAGCGGCCGGGACGGACCTTCCGAGCCTTCACTCATCGCCCGTGTGACCCCATGGTCCTGCTCCTTTCACCGACCGTCCTCAGTCCGCCGCCAGCACCACGGTTCCGGTGGACGACAGGTAGCCGCCCGTGCCATTCACGAGCGCGATCCGACAGTCGGAGACCTGGCGCGGGCCGCACTCACCCCGGAGCTGGCGCACCGCCTCGACGATGAGAAAGATCCCGTACATCCCCGGGTGCGTGTACGAAAGGCCGCCCCCGTTGGTGTTGAGCGGGAAGGCGCCGCCCGGCGCCGTGCGCTGATCCGCGACGAGATCGGGTCCTTCACCGGGGCCACAAAAGCCGAGGCTCTCCAGCGTCGCGAGCACGGTGTACGTAAATGAATCGTAGACCATCGTGAGGTCCACATCTTGCGGCGCCACCCCGGCCATCGCGAGGGCACGCGGCCCGCTATCCCGGGCAGGAGTGACGGTGAGGTCCGGCATCTGGCTGATGGCGTAGTGGTCGTGGTACTCCGCAGCCCCCAACACCCAGACGGGCGGCTTGGCG
This portion of the Chloroflexota bacterium genome encodes:
- a CDS encoding Zn-ribbon domain-containing OB-fold protein gives rise to the protein MSEGSEGPSRPLPIPQPETEYYWQRAREHELWIMRCEACGNAYFYPRTICPLCFSRDTRWLQASGRATLHAFSIVHRAPAPGFTTPYVAAIVELEEGPRMPTNLVGVEPDPAAIRIGMPLEVVFEDVTDEISLPQFRPVGLLEAVVRGLVRAVPVEPSGPNEP
- a CDS encoding Gfo/Idh/MocA family oxidoreductase, coding for MAKVQEQGSGASARPVRALKLGLIGVGVGAAEMLPAMEAMDEIDLFAAADVVPETRQRFKARYPNARVYESAEALVEDPDVEAVWIATPNRLHGPHTILAAEHGKHVVVEKPMALNIEEAERMVEAAEKNKVKLLAGHTRSYTLPIQAMRRIITSGKLGKVRAIHLLAYSDWMLRPRTADELDINQGGGIPYRQGPHQIDTVRVLGGGMLRSVRAMTGQWMPERPIPGYYSAYLEFEDGTPSTIVHNGYGYFLGAELVPWGDSSQRYTAEQRVEVRRQMRTGTRNEAQDKQDLRIGGAAEEATFREPERRPWVPEDMGLLIVSCDRGDIRHSKFGLYVYDDEGIHDIDLTPNRVMGVGQRRAELEELYDGVVNDRPLFHDGRWGMATLEVCLAMMQSARERREIMLTHQRPVTPEYDAHLPAVAY
- a CDS encoding HEPN domain-containing protein, producing the protein MAERSKDWLDQAKRDLDHARHDLDDAFYEWACFSAQQAADKAVKAVFQRLGAEAWGHSISDLLLALDEREHVPSDIAIAAAELDKAYVATRYPDAHPSGSPGSRYVETEADRMVEYADRILRFCTDLLAAL
- a CDS encoding nucleotidyltransferase domain-containing protein is translated as MPTESFGSVRIFWPPYSREELIARLRQRVPGLAAALPLRRVVLFGSWARGRATVRSDVDLLVVYTGEPRDDAFTTVRRCMDTRGVEPHVYTADEAEALRDTIDRMTEGGVELFPEGRSTASPLSPDDGGQGEREGVGGEKPRNSGNAVFSRPPPGGARRTRA